In the Anaerostipes caccae L1-92 genome, AGGGTTGAGAACTCTTTTGCAAACATATTAGATGTATTTATACAACATACATAATCAGGGCCGGGACAGTTGATGTCCCGGCTGTTTCTTTTTGTCATTGAATGGAGAAATTATCCTGTAAAATATTCTGATAATTATAAAAAAATATATAAATAATCAAATAATCAGATAACTTAAGAAAAAAACGCTTTACAAGACGAATATATTTTTGTATGATAGATTCCAACGTAGGAATTCTACAAAAAATAACATTTCCAAACTGCTGAATGAAAGGAAGAGATTTATGACGATCAAAAGAGACAACACACCCGGGCTATACGATTCCAGCTTTGAGCATGACAACTGCGGGATCGGTGCCTGTGTCAATATTAAGGGAATCAAAAGTCATACCACGGTCGATAACGCATTAAAGATTGTTGAGACCCTGGAACACCGGGCAGGAAAAGATGCGGCCGGGGAGACCGGAGACGGTGTCGGCATTATGCTCCAGATTTCCCACAAATTTTTTGAAAAGGCATGTAAAGAGTCTGGTATTGGAATCGGGGGAGAGAGAGAATACGGAGTCGGCATGTTTTTCTTTCCAAATGACGAGCTGAAAGTACAGCAGGCCAAAAAGATGTTTGAGATCATCGTGGAAAAGGAAGGCATGAAGTTCCTCGGATGGAGGGAAGTGCCGACCGACAGCACGGTTTTGGGCAAAAAAGCCATTGAATGTATGCCCAAGATTCTCCAGGCATTTATCGAAAAGCCGGAGGACGCAGAGAAAGGACTGGAATTTGACCGCAGGCTGTACATTGTCCGGAAAGTATTTGAACAGAGCAACGAAGAGACCTTTGTGATTTCCCTGTCCAGCAGGACGATCGTATATAAGGGAATGTTCCTTGTGGGACAGCTCAGAACATTTTTTAAAGACCTTCAGGACCCAAACTACGAATCTGCCATCGCCCTCGTTCATTCCCGTTTCAGTACGAATACGACTCCGAGCTGGGAGAAAGCGCATCCGTACCGGTTCATCGTACATAACGGTGAGATCAACACGATCCGCGGAAATGCAGATAAGATGCTGGCAAGGGAAGAAAATATGGAATCCAAGTACCTGAAAGGCCAGATGCATAAGGTGATCCCGGTGGTCAATCCGAACGGGTCCGACTCTGCACGGCTTGACAATACCCTGGAATTCCTTGTGATGAGCGGAATGGCCCTGCCGCACGCGATCATGATCACGATACCGGAACCGTGGGAAAACAATAAGGTCATCAGTCAGAAGAAAAGGGATTTTTACCAGTATTATGCGACGATGATGGAGCCGTGGGACGGACCGGCCTCTATTCTTTTCACCGACGGAGACCAGGTGGGAGCTGTGCTCGACCGAAACGGCCTGCGTCCTTCCAGGTATTATATTACAGATGACGACCAGCTGATCCTGTCCTCCGAGATCGGAGTTTTGGACATTGACCCTACCAAGATCCTCGTGAAAGAACGACTGCGTCCCGGGAAGATGCTCCTGGTGGATACGGTCAAAGGAGAAGTCATTGACGACGATGTGGTCAAAGAATCTTATGCGGGAAAAGAGCCGTACGGAGAATGGCTTGACAGCAATCTCACAGAACTCAAAGATTTAAAGATACCAAATATTCCGGTTCCGTCTTATGAGACAGAGCAGAGAGAAAAGCTCTTAAAGGCATTCGGATATTCTTATGAGGAAGTAAAAACCGCGATTCAGCCGATGGCGTTAAACGGCTCTGAGGCGATCGCGGCCATGGGTACAGATTCCCCGCTGGCGGTTCTCTCAAAGAAGCATCAGCCGCTGTTTAATTACTTTAAACAGCTGTTTGCACAGGTAACCAATCCGCCGATCGACGCGATCAGGGAAGAACTTGTGACTTCTACCACGATTTATGTCGGAAAAGACGGAAATATTCTGGAAGAGAAACCGGAGAACTGCCAGGTGCTGAAAGTCCACAATCCGATTCTCACGGACACAGATCTGCTGAAGATCAAGAATATGAAGACAGAAGGCTTCCAGGTTGCGGAGCTTCCGATCATTTATTATAAAAATACATCCCTTGAAAAGGCGCTGGACCGCCTGTTTGTGGAAGCAGACCGTGCTTACAGGGACGGAGCAAATATCATTATCCTGTCTGACAGGGGAGTGGATGAAAACCATGTGGCGATTCCGTCTCTGCTTGCGGTATCGGCCATGCACCAGCATCTGATTAAGACAAAGAAACGGACTTCCGTAGCTCTGATCCTGGAGAGCGGAGAGCCGAGAGAAGTCCATCATTTTGCCACGCTGCTTGGCTACGGAGCCTGTGCGGTAAATCCATATCTGGCACTGCAGGCGATTCAGAAACTGATCGACGATAACCTGCTGCACAAGGATTATTATGCGGCTGTGGAAGACTATACAAACGCAGTCCTTCACGGAATCATCAAAATTGCATCCAAGATGGGGATTTCCACGATCCAGTCATATCAGGGATCTCAGATTTTTGAGGCCATCGGCATTGATTCTAAGGTGATTGATCAGTATTTTACCAATACCGTCAGCCGTGTGGAAGGAATTACGTTAAAAGATATCGAAGAAGATGTGGACATCAGACATTCATCTGCATTTGATCCGCTGGGACTGGAAAATGACCTGATGCTGGAGAGCACAGGAAGCCACAAGTTTAGAAGCGGAAAGGAACAGCATCTTTATAATCCGCAGACGATCCATACGCTTCAGATGGCGGCGAGAACAGGAAATTACGAGACTTTTAAGAAGTATACCCATATGATCGATGAGGAATTAGAGCCCGGAAATTTAAGAGGCCTGATGGAGTTTAACTATCCTTCAAAGGGAATTCCTCTGGATAAGGTGGAAAGTGTGGATTCCATTGTAAAGAGATTTAAGACAGGAGCCATGTCTTACGGTTCCATCTCAGGAGAGGCTCATGAGACTCTTGCCATTGCCATGAATATGCTGGGCGGCAAGTCCAACAGCGGAGAGGGCGGAGAACGCCCGGAACGGCTGACGGTGGGAAGAGACGGAAAGAACCGCTGTTCTGCCATCAAACAGGTAGCATCCGGAAGGTTCGGTGTGACCAGCGAGTACCTTGTAAGTGCAAAAGAAATCCAGATCAAGATGGCCCAGGGAGCAAAACCTGGAGAAGGGGGGCACCTCCCCGGAAAGAAGGTTTACCCGTGGATTGCAAAGACCCGTCATTCAACGGCGGGAGTGGGGCTGATTTCGCCTCCCCCCCATCACGATATTTATTCAATCGAGGACTTGGCACAGCTGATCTATGACTGCAAAAATGCCAACAGAGACGCAAGGATTTCCGTGAAGCTTGTTTCCGAAGCGGGAGTCGGTACGGTGGCATCCGGTGTCGCAAAGGCCGGTGCCCAGGTTATTCTGATCTCCGGTTATGACGGAGGTACGGGAGCCGCACCGAGGAACTCTATTTACAACGCGGGACTTCCGTGGGAACTGGGGCTTGCTGAGGCGCACCAGAATCTGATCATGAACGATTTAAGGAACAAGGTTGTACTGGAAACCGATGGAAAACTTATGAGCGGACGGGATGTGGCCATTGCCGCCATGCTGGGTGCAGAGGAGTTCGGATTTGCGACGGCGCCGCTTGTGACGCTGGGATGTGTGATGATGCGTGTCTGCAATCTGGATACCTGCCCGGTGGGTGTTGCGACACAGAATCCGGAACTCCGCAAACGTTTTGCCGGAAAACCGGAATATGTGGTCAACTTCATGCGTTTTATAGCACAGGAGCTGAGAGAATATATGGCGAAGCTGGGCGTGGCCACCATCGATGAGCTGGTTGGACGCACCGATCTGTTAAAGCCGACAAAAGAGACACAAGACAGACACATTGATCTGTCAAGAATCCTTGATACTTCCTATGCCAAGGCAGAAAAGATTGATTATACCCATAAAAAAGTCTATGATTTTAAGCTGGATAAAGTAGCAGATGAGACGGTTCTCCTGAAACAATTAAAACCTGCACTTGAGAAAAAGCAGAGAAAGAGCATCGAGCTGGATGTCACAAACATCGACCGTACCTTTGGAACGATCTTCGGTTCCGAGATTACGAAGCGATGGGGAGAAAACACGCTGCCTGATGATATGTATACTGTAAAATGCAGCGGTGCAGGAGGGCAGAGCTTCGGGGCGTTTATTCCGAAAGGCCTCACGCTGGAGCTTGTCGGGGACAGCAACGACTACTTCGGAAAAGGACTGTCCGGAGGAAAGCTGGTAGTATATCCGCCGGCCGGCATCAAGTTTAAACCGGAAGAAAACATCATTGTCGGAAATGTGGCACTCTACGGGGCTACCAGCGGCAAAGCATTTATCAACGGAGTTGCGGGAGAGCGGTTCTGTGTCAGAAATTCCGGTGCTGCTGCCGTAGTGGAAGGCGTGGGTGATCACGGATGTGAATATATGACCGGAGGCCGTGTCTTAGTCCTGGGTGAGACAGGAAAGAATTTTGCGGCGGGCATGAGCGGAGGCATCGCTTACGTCTTAGATGAGGACAGTTCCCTTTATATGAATGTCAACAAGGAGATGGTGACCATCGAAACGATCACCTCCAAATACGACGTACTTGAAGTCAAAGAAATGCTGAAAGAACATGTGGCTTATACCAACTCCGAAAAAGGAAAGAAAATCCTTAGAAACTTTGAGGAATTTCTGCCGAAGTTTAAAAAGATCATGCCGGTAGACTATAAACGGATGCTGAACCTGATCGTACAGATGGAAGAGCGGGGACTCAGCAGTGAGCAGGCGCAGATCGAAGCATTTTATGAGAACGCTAAGTAGGAGGACAGACCAATGGGAAAACCAACCGGATTTATAGATTACGAGAGAAAAGACGCAAGGGCGGAGGAGCCTAAAGAGAGAATCAAACACTATAATGAATTCCATATTCCCCTCCCGACCGAAGAACAGCAGAGACAGGGAGCCAGATGCATGGACTGCGGCGTACCGTTCTGCCAGTCAGGACTGATGCTCGGCGGTATGGCGTCCGGGTGTCCGTTAAATAACCTGGTGCCGGAGTGGAACGACCTGATTTATACCGGAAACTGGGAACAGGCATTTGAGAGGCTGAAAAAAACCAATCCGTTTCCGGAGTTTACAGGCAGGGTCTGCCCTGCCCTGTGTGAGGCGGCCTGTACCTGCGGCCTCAACGGTGAACCGGTCTGCTCCAAGCAGAATGAGCTGAGCATTATTGAATACGGTTATGCCAACGGACTTGCGGATGCAAAACCGCCAAAGAGCCGGACCGGGAAAAAGGTCGCTGTTATCGGTTCCGGACCCGCCGGGCTTTCGGCGGCCAACTCGCTGAACAAGAGAGGACATCAGGTTACAGTCTATGAACGTTCCGACAGGGTCGGCGGACTGATGATGTATGGGATTCCAAACATGAAGCTGGAAAAGCAGATCGTGGACCGGAAGATAAAAATCATGGAAGAAGAAGGCATTTTATTTAAGACGAATGCAGATGTGGGAAAAGATATCAAGGCGGAACAGCTGAAAAAAGAATATGACAGCATTATCCTGGCATGCGGTTCCTCCCATCCGAGAGACATCGAAGTTCCGGGAAGGGATGCCAAAAACATTTATTTTGCCGTAGACTTCCTGAAATCCACCACGAAAGCCCTGCTGGACAGCGGACTGAAAGACAATACTTATATCAGTGCCAAGGGAAAGAATGTCATGGTCATCGGAGGAGGCGACACGGGAAATGACTGCGTGGGTACTTCTGTCCGCCACGGAGCCAAGAGTGTCATCCAGCTGGAAATGATGCCGAAGCTCCCGGATGAGCGCGCAGAGAATAATCCGTGGCCGGAGTGGCCGAGAGTCTGCAAGACAGACTACGGCCAGGAGGAAGCCATCGCCGTATTTGGTCATGATCCGAGAACCTATCAGACGACCGTAAAAGAATTTAAGAAAAACAAAAAGGGTGAGGTATCGAAAGCCGTTATCATAAAGCTTGAGAGCAAAAAGGATGAGAAAACCGGCCGGATGACAATGGCAGAGGTGCCGGGGACAGAGAAAGAAATTCCAGTGGATCTTGTGCTGATCGCTGCCGGATTCCTCGGAAGTGAATCCTATGTGACCGATGCATTTGGTGTGAAGGTAAATGAACGCACCAATGTAGCCACAGAGCCGGATTCTTTCCGCACCAACGTTAAAAACGTGTTTACCGCGGGAGATATGCACCGGGGCCAGTCATTGGTCGTGTGGGCAATCCGCGAAGGACGGGAAGCAGCGAGAGAAGTGGACCTTCAGATGATGGGATACACAAACCTGTAATATGTTTTCATTTCCGGAGACGAAGCCAGTTTGGTTTTGTCTCTGGTTTTTTTCGCATTTTTTCCGTATAATAAAAAGAAAACTTAATGGGAAGGACGGATCAGCGAGTTGAAAGAATATAAGGAACTGTTTTTAACCTTTTTTAAGATGGGTGCATTCACATTCGGCGGAGGCTATGCCATGCTCCCGATGATCGAACGGGAGGTTGTCCGGAACAAAGGCTGGGCGACGAGTGAAGAAGTCATGGATTATTTTGCGGTAGGGCAGTGTACGCCCGGAGTCATCGCTGTCAATACCTCCACGTTTATTGGATACAAACTGAAGGGAATCAGAGGAGGCATCACGGCTACTTTAGGATTTACGGCGCCCTCGCTGATCATTATCATGATCATAGCGGCTTTTATGACCAATTTCAGTGAACTGAAAGCGGTGCAGAGTGCGTTCTGGGGCATCCGGGTCTGTGTCTGCGTTCTGATGATCAACAGTATCAGGAAAATGGTAAAAGGCGGAGTCGTGGACTGGCTCACCGGCATGATATTTGCGGCCACATTTTTCGGCATGGTCTTTGTCATGAACAATCCTGTGATCTATGTGATCATCGGCGCTGTTTTAGGTCTTTTGCTCTGCGGGAAAGTGCGGAAAGGAGGAGACAGAAAATGATCCTTTTGAAGCTGTTTATTGAATTTTTTAAGACCGGACTGTTTGCGCTTGGGGGCGGGCTTGCCACGCTGCCGTTTCTATACAGCATGGCGGACCGTTTTCACTGGTTTACCCACGCAGATATTGTAAATATGCTGGCAATTTCCGAATCCACGCCGGGAGCCATCGGCGTCAACATGTCGACTTATTCGGGATTTCATATCGCAGGTATCCCCGGAAGCCTGATCGCCACATTCGGCCTTGTGCTGCCGTCGGTGGTCATTATTATCCTCGTTGCCAGAGTATTGGAAAGTTTTAAAAACAACCGTCATGTGGAGGCGGGATTTTACGGCATCCGTCCGGTGGTGGCCGGATTAATCTGTGCGGCGACTCTGTCTGTGTTTCAGGTGGCGTTTTTAAAAGACGGGGAACTTCATCTTCAAAAAATAGTTTCTTCCATTGACTTTAAATCTGTGATTCTTTTTGTTATATTATATATAATAAATAAAGTAGCAGAGAAACGGGGAAAATCCATACATCCGATTTTTCTGATCGTGCTGTCGGGATGTATCGGGATTGCTGTGCTGGGAGTTTGATTATGCATATTTTAGGACACTTTAAGACAATTACAAAACATAAAATCCTTGTGGCCAAAGGCTGTTTTAAGGTGGGACTTTACTGCCAGGGTATCATGCACGATATGTCAAAGTATTCTCCGACGGAATTTATTCCGGGGGCGAAATACTACCAGGGAAATCAAAGCCCTAACAACATTGAACGAAGGAAATACGGGATATCCAGGGCATGGCTGCACCATAAAGGAAGGAACAGGCATCATTTTGAGTATTGGATCGATTACAGCCTGAATCCTGATGCCAAGGGTCTGGTAGGGATGAAAATTCCGAAAAAATATATGGCGGAGATGTTAGTGGACAGAATCAGCGCCGGGAAAATCTACAAAAAAAATGATTTTACAAAAGAGAGCCCTCTGGAGTATTTTAATAACGGAATCGGGGCATCCATCATGCATGAGGCTTCCAAAGATTATCTGATGATGCTTTTGACAATGTATGCTGAAAAGGGAGAAAAGGAGACATTTCGCTATTTGAAAAGAGACTTAAAAGAGGATATCAGCGGTTATGACCGCATTT is a window encoding:
- a CDS encoding DUF5662 family protein: MHILGHFKTITKHKILVAKGCFKVGLYCQGIMHDMSKYSPTEFIPGAKYYQGNQSPNNIERRKYGISRAWLHHKGRNRHHFEYWIDYSLNPDAKGLVGMKIPKKYMAEMLVDRISAGKIYKKNDFTKESPLEYFNNGIGASIMHEASKDYLMMLLTMYAEKGEKETFRYLKRDLKEDISGYDRISPFEKTGPVAIG
- the gltB gene encoding glutamate synthase large subunit, with product MTIKRDNTPGLYDSSFEHDNCGIGACVNIKGIKSHTTVDNALKIVETLEHRAGKDAAGETGDGVGIMLQISHKFFEKACKESGIGIGGEREYGVGMFFFPNDELKVQQAKKMFEIIVEKEGMKFLGWREVPTDSTVLGKKAIECMPKILQAFIEKPEDAEKGLEFDRRLYIVRKVFEQSNEETFVISLSSRTIVYKGMFLVGQLRTFFKDLQDPNYESAIALVHSRFSTNTTPSWEKAHPYRFIVHNGEINTIRGNADKMLAREENMESKYLKGQMHKVIPVVNPNGSDSARLDNTLEFLVMSGMALPHAIMITIPEPWENNKVISQKKRDFYQYYATMMEPWDGPASILFTDGDQVGAVLDRNGLRPSRYYITDDDQLILSSEIGVLDIDPTKILVKERLRPGKMLLVDTVKGEVIDDDVVKESYAGKEPYGEWLDSNLTELKDLKIPNIPVPSYETEQREKLLKAFGYSYEEVKTAIQPMALNGSEAIAAMGTDSPLAVLSKKHQPLFNYFKQLFAQVTNPPIDAIREELVTSTTIYVGKDGNILEEKPENCQVLKVHNPILTDTDLLKIKNMKTEGFQVAELPIIYYKNTSLEKALDRLFVEADRAYRDGANIIILSDRGVDENHVAIPSLLAVSAMHQHLIKTKKRTSVALILESGEPREVHHFATLLGYGACAVNPYLALQAIQKLIDDNLLHKDYYAAVEDYTNAVLHGIIKIASKMGISTIQSYQGSQIFEAIGIDSKVIDQYFTNTVSRVEGITLKDIEEDVDIRHSSAFDPLGLENDLMLESTGSHKFRSGKEQHLYNPQTIHTLQMAARTGNYETFKKYTHMIDEELEPGNLRGLMEFNYPSKGIPLDKVESVDSIVKRFKTGAMSYGSISGEAHETLAIAMNMLGGKSNSGEGGERPERLTVGRDGKNRCSAIKQVASGRFGVTSEYLVSAKEIQIKMAQGAKPGEGGHLPGKKVYPWIAKTRHSTAGVGLISPPPHHDIYSIEDLAQLIYDCKNANRDARISVKLVSEAGVGTVASGVAKAGAQVILISGYDGGTGAAPRNSIYNAGLPWELGLAEAHQNLIMNDLRNKVVLETDGKLMSGRDVAIAAMLGAEEFGFATAPLVTLGCVMMRVCNLDTCPVGVATQNPELRKRFAGKPEYVVNFMRFIAQELREYMAKLGVATIDELVGRTDLLKPTKETQDRHIDLSRILDTSYAKAEKIDYTHKKVYDFKLDKVADETVLLKQLKPALEKKQRKSIELDVTNIDRTFGTIFGSEITKRWGENTLPDDMYTVKCSGAGGQSFGAFIPKGLTLELVGDSNDYFGKGLSGGKLVVYPPAGIKFKPEENIIVGNVALYGATSGKAFINGVAGERFCVRNSGAAAVVEGVGDHGCEYMTGGRVLVLGETGKNFAAGMSGGIAYVLDEDSSLYMNVNKEMVTIETITSKYDVLEVKEMLKEHVAYTNSEKGKKILRNFEEFLPKFKKIMPVDYKRMLNLIVQMEERGLSSEQAQIEAFYENAK
- a CDS encoding chromate transporter, with amino-acid sequence MILLKLFIEFFKTGLFALGGGLATLPFLYSMADRFHWFTHADIVNMLAISESTPGAIGVNMSTYSGFHIAGIPGSLIATFGLVLPSVVIIILVARVLESFKNNRHVEAGFYGIRPVVAGLICAATLSVFQVAFLKDGELHLQKIVSSIDFKSVILFVILYIINKVAEKRGKSIHPIFLIVLSGCIGIAVLGV
- a CDS encoding glutamate synthase subunit beta, with the protein product MGKPTGFIDYERKDARAEEPKERIKHYNEFHIPLPTEEQQRQGARCMDCGVPFCQSGLMLGGMASGCPLNNLVPEWNDLIYTGNWEQAFERLKKTNPFPEFTGRVCPALCEAACTCGLNGEPVCSKQNELSIIEYGYANGLADAKPPKSRTGKKVAVIGSGPAGLSAANSLNKRGHQVTVYERSDRVGGLMMYGIPNMKLEKQIVDRKIKIMEEEGILFKTNADVGKDIKAEQLKKEYDSIILACGSSHPRDIEVPGRDAKNIYFAVDFLKSTTKALLDSGLKDNTYISAKGKNVMVIGGGDTGNDCVGTSVRHGAKSVIQLEMMPKLPDERAENNPWPEWPRVCKTDYGQEEAIAVFGHDPRTYQTTVKEFKKNKKGEVSKAVIIKLESKKDEKTGRMTMAEVPGTEKEIPVDLVLIAAGFLGSESYVTDAFGVKVNERTNVATEPDSFRTNVKNVFTAGDMHRGQSLVVWAIREGREAAREVDLQMMGYTNL
- a CDS encoding chromate transporter; this encodes MKEYKELFLTFFKMGAFTFGGGYAMLPMIEREVVRNKGWATSEEVMDYFAVGQCTPGVIAVNTSTFIGYKLKGIRGGITATLGFTAPSLIIIMIIAAFMTNFSELKAVQSAFWGIRVCVCVLMINSIRKMVKGGVVDWLTGMIFAATFFGMVFVMNNPVIYVIIGAVLGLLLCGKVRKGGDRK